One Flavobacterium sp. 90 DNA segment encodes these proteins:
- a CDS encoding YdeI/OmpD-associated family protein, giving the protein MNPTFFPTQEKFREWLEKHHQKETELLVGFYKVSTKKPTMSWSESVDQALCFGWIDGVRRTIDEESYSIRFTPRRKTSIWSVINIKKIEALTKAGLMKEAGIKAFELKSDERSKIYSHENEAYVLDPELEKQFKANETAWEYFNNQAPSYKKVIIHVIMSAKQEKTRIARLEKAIKFSAEGKRML; this is encoded by the coding sequence ATGAACCCAACCTTCTTCCCAACCCAAGAAAAATTCAGAGAATGGTTAGAAAAGCATCACCAAAAAGAAACCGAACTTTTAGTAGGTTTTTATAAAGTGAGTACCAAAAAACCAACTATGTCTTGGTCAGAATCTGTAGATCAGGCATTGTGTTTTGGCTGGATTGATGGTGTTCGAAGAACAATCGATGAAGAAAGTTATTCCATCAGGTTTACACCAAGAAGGAAAACCAGTATTTGGAGTGTCATAAATATTAAAAAAATCGAAGCACTCACAAAAGCCGGACTGATGAAAGAAGCCGGAATAAAAGCTTTTGAACTAAAATCTGATGAAAGATCTAAAATTTACTCGCATGAAAATGAAGCCTATGTTCTAGATCCCGAACTCGAAAAGCAATTTAAAGCTAATGAAACTGCTTGGGAGTATTTCAATAATCAGGCACCATCGTACAAAAAAGTAATAATTCACGTAATTATGAGCGCCAAACAAGAAAAAACCAGAATTGCGAGATTAGAAAAAGCAATAAAATTTAGCGCCGAAGGAAAACGAATGCTGTAA